Proteins encoded together in one Terriglobus saanensis SP1PR4 window:
- a CDS encoding aldo/keto reductase: protein MEFRQLGRSGLKVPVLCFGTGTFGGGNEFFKAWGNTDVDEARSLIDLCMDAGVNFFDTADVYSNGRSEEILGAAIAHLPRESVLLSTKTTFRFDNGIKDDPNSVGSSRYHITKQIEGSLRRLKTDYIDIYHLHGFDALTPVDETLNTLDKLVREGKIRYIACSNFSGWHLMKSLSVSERYGWQKYVAHQVYYSLIGRDYEWELMPLALDQGVGALVWSPLGWGRLTGKLRRGQPLPEVSRLHKAADGGPVVADEYLYNIVDALDKVGAETGKSVPQVALNWLLQRPTVSSIIIGARNEEQLKANLAAASFNLTTPQVATLDAASATQPAYPYWHQHQFQERNPLPVPSTK from the coding sequence ATGGAATTTCGTCAGCTTGGCCGCTCCGGCCTCAAGGTCCCCGTTCTTTGCTTTGGCACCGGCACCTTCGGCGGTGGCAATGAGTTTTTCAAAGCCTGGGGCAACACAGATGTGGACGAAGCACGCTCCCTGATCGACCTCTGCATGGATGCCGGGGTTAACTTCTTCGATACCGCCGATGTCTACTCGAACGGCCGTAGCGAAGAGATCCTCGGCGCAGCCATCGCGCACCTTCCCCGCGAGAGTGTCCTGCTCTCCACCAAGACCACCTTCCGCTTCGACAACGGAATCAAGGACGACCCCAACTCCGTCGGAAGCTCGCGTTACCACATCACAAAACAGATCGAAGGTTCGCTTCGTCGCCTGAAGACCGACTATATCGACATCTACCATCTGCACGGCTTCGACGCCCTTACGCCGGTCGACGAGACCTTGAATACGCTGGACAAGCTCGTACGCGAGGGCAAAATCCGCTACATCGCCTGCTCCAACTTCTCCGGCTGGCACCTCATGAAGTCGCTCTCGGTCTCCGAACGTTACGGCTGGCAGAAGTACGTAGCACACCAGGTCTACTACTCCCTGATCGGTCGCGACTACGAGTGGGAGCTTATGCCGCTGGCTCTCGATCAGGGCGTGGGCGCGCTCGTCTGGAGCCCACTGGGATGGGGACGTCTTACCGGCAAGCTGCGTCGTGGTCAGCCTCTTCCTGAAGTAAGCCGTCTACATAAGGCCGCCGACGGCGGTCCCGTCGTTGCCGACGAGTATCTCTACAACATCGTCGATGCCCTGGATAAGGTGGGTGCCGAAACCGGAAAATCCGTTCCGCAAGTCGCGCTCAACTGGCTCCTGCAGCGGCCGACAGTCTCCTCGATCATCATCGGCGCACGCAATGAAGAGCAGCTCAAGGCGAATCTAGCCGCAGCCAGTTTCAACCTCACGACCCCGCAGGTAGCCACACTCGATGCCGCAAGCGCGACCCAGCCTGCTTATCCCTATTGGCACCAGCACCAGTTCCAGGAACGGAATCCGCTGCCGGTACCGTCCACGAAATAG
- a CDS encoding cation diffusion facilitator family transporter, producing the protein MQRVLKISLVVTTLYVVATLVYGLRAHSLALMSEAGHNASDVLALLLSFVAVRFEARPATAKKTFGYRRAGVMAAFLNALSLMVVSVWIAWLAVERLITPVAVQPKVMMVVAVVGVLMNGAIAALLSRSSHDINIRGAFLHMLGDTLSTAAVIVGGAAIFYTGRTWIDPALSLVIAAVILWSSFGIVRETLNILLEGTPRGIDVGKIRTAMMDVGGVVEVHDLHVWSLGSNWHALASHVTVGDQTMDRLEEIQSALHCAVRDRFHIAHTTIQLDRERCETVNDCCSPGELSVVQMHAHHGHDHSHSH; encoded by the coding sequence ATGCAGCGGGTCCTCAAGATTTCGCTGGTGGTTACGACGCTGTACGTCGTTGCAACGCTGGTTTACGGTCTCCGGGCCCACTCGCTCGCCCTGATGAGCGAGGCGGGCCACAATGCCAGTGACGTTCTGGCGCTTCTGTTGTCGTTTGTCGCCGTCCGGTTTGAGGCGCGGCCTGCAACGGCGAAGAAGACCTTTGGATATCGCCGGGCGGGGGTGATGGCGGCTTTTCTGAACGCGCTTTCGCTTATGGTGGTTTCAGTCTGGATTGCATGGCTGGCGGTGGAGCGTCTGATTACACCGGTTGCGGTGCAGCCGAAGGTCATGATGGTGGTGGCGGTGGTGGGCGTTCTGATGAACGGGGCGATCGCTGCCCTGCTCTCGCGTTCGAGCCACGACATTAATATCCGCGGCGCCTTCCTGCATATGCTGGGCGACACGCTTTCGACGGCTGCGGTCATCGTAGGCGGAGCGGCGATCTTTTATACCGGACGGACGTGGATCGATCCTGCCCTCTCGCTGGTGATCGCGGCGGTGATTTTGTGGAGCTCCTTCGGCATTGTGCGCGAGACGTTGAATATTCTGCTTGAGGGAACGCCTCGGGGGATCGACGTCGGCAAGATCCGCACGGCCATGATGGACGTGGGTGGCGTGGTGGAGGTGCATGATCTGCACGTCTGGAGCCTGGGATCGAACTGGCATGCCCTCGCCAGCCACGTGACGGTAGGTGACCAGACGATGGACCGTCTGGAAGAGATTCAGTCTGCTTTACATTGTGCGGTGCGGGATCGCTTCCACATTGCGCATACGACGATCCAACTGGATCGCGAGCGCTGTGAGACGGTGAACGATTGCTGCTCGCCGGGCGAACTTTCTGTCGTCCAGATGCATGCGCATCATGGGCACGACCACAGTCACAGCCACTGA
- a CDS encoding 2Fe-2S iron-sulfur cluster-binding protein, whose translation MSEHEHTPLPPIDLSQPPAENIVRVIFQPENKSVEFPFGSLPYDGHGKPMSLLDVAENYGVFLDHACGGVCACTTCHVYVKQGETGLSEPEDDELDRIDLAAGPQTNSRLGCQAVILKPGTYLVEIPEWNRNYVQEGKPATIKK comes from the coding sequence ATGTCTGAACACGAGCACACACCGCTTCCTCCGATCGACCTTTCTCAGCCACCGGCTGAGAACATCGTTCGCGTCATCTTCCAGCCGGAGAACAAATCGGTCGAGTTTCCTTTTGGCAGCCTGCCCTACGACGGCCACGGCAAACCCATGAGCCTGCTTGACGTAGCGGAAAACTACGGTGTCTTTCTGGACCATGCCTGCGGCGGCGTCTGCGCCTGCACCACCTGCCACGTCTACGTAAAGCAGGGCGAAACTGGCCTCTCCGAACCGGAAGACGACGAACTCGACCGCATCGACCTCGCCGCCGGACCGCAGACCAACTCGCGCCTCGGCTGCCAGGCCGTCATTCTGAAACCCGGCACCTACCTCGTAGAAATCCCGGAATGGAACCGGAACTACGTGCAGGAAGGCAAGCCCGCCACCATCAAGAAGTAG
- the iscX gene encoding Fe-S cluster assembly protein IscX: protein MPLEFDWTDSEEIGIQLEEKYPGEDPLAIRFTDLRQRVLDLPGFIGDPAKSNEGILEAIQMAWHEEYEDAK from the coding sequence ATGCCCCTTGAATTCGATTGGACCGACTCTGAGGAGATCGGTATTCAGCTGGAAGAAAAGTACCCCGGCGAAGACCCTCTCGCCATCCGCTTCACCGATCTGCGTCAGCGCGTGCTCGACCTGCCCGGCTTCATCGGCGACCCCGCAAAGTCGAATGAGGGCATCCTCGAAGCCATCCAGATGGCCTGGCACGAAGAGTACGAAGACGCAAAGTAG
- a CDS encoding GNAT family N-acetyltransferase — protein MEYFLTTKRLGFRTWTAEDMPLAVALWTDPEVMRHMGGPSSVESIAARLQVEMERQRTFGVQYWPIFELETGTHAGCAGLRPYHDREDVLEVGVHLARSFWSGRYGEEAARAVIEYGFQKAGARKLVAGHGPENVHSKALIERLGFVYTHVEPWGKLNILHPFYKLERPLA, from the coding sequence ATGGAGTACTTCCTGACGACGAAGCGGCTGGGTTTTCGCACCTGGACTGCGGAGGACATGCCTCTGGCCGTTGCGCTCTGGACCGATCCGGAGGTCATGCGGCATATGGGTGGACCCAGTTCCGTGGAGTCGATTGCTGCACGGCTACAGGTTGAAATGGAGCGGCAACGGACTTTCGGCGTTCAGTATTGGCCCATCTTTGAGCTCGAGACCGGCACCCACGCGGGCTGCGCTGGACTGCGGCCTTACCATGATCGCGAAGATGTGCTGGAGGTGGGCGTCCATCTGGCTCGCTCGTTCTGGAGTGGGCGCTACGGTGAGGAGGCGGCGCGGGCGGTCATCGAGTACGGCTTTCAGAAGGCGGGTGCGCGGAAGTTGGTGGCGGGCCACGGCCCTGAAAATGTCCACTCAAAAGCGCTGATTGAGCGCTTAGGGTTTGTCTACACCCACGTGGAGCCGTGGGGAAAGCTCAACATTCTGCACCCGTTCTACAAACTGGAACGGCCTCTCGCTTGA
- the murJ gene encoding murein biosynthesis integral membrane protein MurJ, which produces MESDTSLLFLSPSGSLFERTMSFAYTHVPEAGHGALNLGFPMDQVCALCATPPFRKKPRKNGAQVEGTISLPEMDDAGVEAVPEKTGSEWKQMLLPSRVHTARSAAVLLGGATLLSALVGLVRTKYIAHVFGATPAMGAYQAAFEMPDMLGYLIVGGSISITLVSMLSRIRAEGDDERENLAMSVILNAMSVVLGVAIVLAEIFAPIYTRYKFPMFAPDQLALCTSLTRIILLQPFFLFAGGVLGSRLLVRKIFVYQAITPLIYGIGVIAGGVLFSHSAGIYSLAYGVVGGAFAGPFLLTAIGAYRSGMRYKPVLNLRHPLFLEWLRISLPLMIGVSLVIADKWILTYFSSIVEITHINMAKTVFQSPLMILGQAAGAASLPFFASLFAQKKIPEFSASVDRAVTRVAAISLLATSWMVVLATPLVALLVGGGRYTPQDTATTAQYFTIFTFSLALWAAQAIYGRAFYAAGNTLTPAIAGTAITVGSIPVYALLFHFGGMTGLMWASNFGITLQVSVLAILLHRKRLVSLAELEWGELGRSLLASVVSWFALMGFLRVLPAMHGRLGNLITLATASVVWAGVVYGMLRVTGSRLPQEVLRRRSAKTT; this is translated from the coding sequence TTGGAGTCTGACACCAGCCTGCTTTTTCTTTCGCCGTCAGGGTCGCTCTTCGAGCGAACGATGAGCTTTGCGTATACCCATGTCCCAGAAGCGGGACATGGGGCACTCAATCTTGGTTTCCCGATGGATCAGGTTTGTGCGCTCTGCGCGACCCCACCCTTTCGCAAGAAGCCGCGAAAGAATGGGGCACAGGTCGAGGGGACGATATCCTTACCTGAGATGGATGATGCAGGGGTAGAGGCGGTTCCGGAGAAAACAGGCAGTGAATGGAAGCAGATGTTGCTTCCCTCGCGGGTGCATACGGCGCGGTCGGCTGCGGTGCTGCTGGGTGGGGCGACGCTGTTGAGCGCGCTCGTAGGATTGGTGCGGACGAAGTACATCGCGCATGTTTTTGGTGCGACTCCGGCAATGGGCGCCTATCAGGCCGCCTTCGAGATGCCGGATATGCTGGGCTACCTGATCGTTGGCGGGTCGATCTCGATCACGCTGGTCAGCATGCTCTCGCGGATTCGTGCGGAAGGAGACGACGAGCGCGAGAACCTTGCGATGTCCGTCATTCTGAATGCCATGTCCGTGGTGCTTGGAGTTGCAATCGTTCTTGCGGAGATCTTTGCTCCTATCTACACGCGCTATAAGTTTCCGATGTTCGCTCCGGATCAACTTGCGCTCTGCACCTCGCTGACGCGCATCATTCTTCTGCAGCCGTTCTTTCTCTTTGCTGGTGGAGTTCTCGGTTCCCGGCTGCTAGTACGGAAGATCTTTGTTTACCAAGCTATTACGCCGCTCATTTACGGAATCGGTGTCATCGCTGGCGGTGTCCTGTTTTCACATTCGGCAGGTATCTATTCGCTGGCGTACGGTGTGGTGGGCGGTGCGTTTGCCGGGCCGTTTCTACTCACGGCGATTGGTGCGTACCGCTCCGGCATGCGGTACAAGCCTGTGCTGAATCTGCGCCATCCACTCTTCCTGGAGTGGTTGAGGATTTCGTTGCCGCTGATGATCGGTGTCTCGCTTGTCATCGCGGACAAGTGGATTCTCACCTATTTCAGCTCGATCGTGGAAATCACACACATCAACATGGCGAAGACCGTCTTTCAGTCGCCTTTGATGATTCTTGGACAGGCAGCGGGAGCGGCTTCACTGCCCTTCTTTGCCTCCCTCTTCGCACAGAAGAAAATCCCTGAGTTCTCTGCATCTGTAGACCGCGCTGTCACCCGCGTGGCCGCGATTTCCCTCCTGGCTACCTCCTGGATGGTGGTGCTCGCAACGCCTCTTGTGGCTCTCCTCGTGGGTGGAGGAAGGTATACGCCACAGGACACAGCAACCACGGCGCAGTATTTCACCATCTTTACGTTTTCCCTCGCCCTGTGGGCGGCGCAGGCGATCTACGGGCGCGCGTTTTACGCAGCAGGAAATACCCTGACGCCCGCGATTGCTGGAACTGCGATCACGGTGGGGTCGATCCCGGTTTATGCTCTCCTCTTTCACTTTGGCGGGATGACCGGGCTGATGTGGGCCTCGAACTTCGGCATCACGCTGCAGGTGTCCGTGCTCGCGATTCTGCTGCATCGCAAACGGCTGGTGAGCCTGGCGGAATTGGAGTGGGGTGAGCTTGGCCGCTCTCTGCTGGCGTCCGTGGTGTCGTGGTTTGCACTGATGGGCTTTCTGCGGGTCCTGCCAGCGATGCATGGCCGGTTGGGGAACCTGATCACGTTGGCTACTGCGAGCGTCGTCTGGGCGGGTGTGGTCTACGGTATGCTGCGGGTGACTGGATCGCGCCTGCCGCAAGAGGTCCTGCGCAGGCGCTCTGCCAAGACTACGTAG
- a CDS encoding IS30 family transposase, whose protein sequence is MGICYGQLDDFERVVIQSQLQMGWRPAAIAAGLQRSRSTVTRELRRNGWKRSCESSAQSRRWGNGGYVARRAGQRARQAHRKPRVERKLVPGTPLWTEVRRYLHQRLSPFQIASTLSRMPEPVRISHETIYTALYAMPRGELRTELLRLLRRKRPQRGTRDPNRHQRPFVDGMTLIDERPTEVDERLVPGHWEGDLIKGRMNRSRVGTLVERTTLFLALVKLEDGRAETTANAFATILNRFQSPMRLTLTYDQGREMAQHRTLTEKSGVKVYFAHPHSPWERGINENTNGLVREYLPKGQDLSVYSQQQLDEIAMQLNARIRKSLGNKAPAELFLPKGDFDFVHFWQNPDKVKNVALES, encoded by the coding sequence ATGGGGATTTGTTATGGTCAGCTGGATGATTTTGAACGTGTTGTGATTCAGAGTCAGCTGCAGATGGGTTGGAGACCAGCGGCGATCGCCGCCGGTCTGCAGCGTTCGCGATCGACGGTGACGCGGGAGCTGCGCCGCAACGGCTGGAAGCGGTCTTGCGAGAGCAGTGCGCAGAGCCGTCGCTGGGGCAACGGCGGCTACGTGGCGCGGCGTGCCGGCCAGCGGGCGCGGCAGGCTCATCGCAAGCCCCGCGTGGAGCGGAAGCTGGTGCCGGGCACTCCGTTATGGACCGAAGTTCGCCGGTATCTTCACCAGCGCTTGAGTCCGTTCCAGATCGCGTCCACACTGTCACGTATGCCCGAGCCTGTGCGCATCTCGCACGAGACCATCTACACCGCGCTGTACGCCATGCCGCGCGGCGAGCTGCGCACGGAGCTGCTGCGCCTTCTGCGACGCAAGCGTCCCCAGCGCGGCACACGCGATCCCAACCGCCACCAGCGGCCCTTCGTGGACGGCATGACCCTGATCGACGAGCGGCCCACCGAGGTGGACGAGCGTCTCGTTCCCGGCCACTGGGAGGGCGACCTCATCAAGGGCAGGATGAACCGCTCCCGCGTCGGCACCCTGGTCGAGCGCACCACGCTCTTCCTCGCCCTGGTCAAGCTCGAGGACGGTCGCGCCGAGACCACCGCCAACGCCTTCGCCACCATCCTCAACCGCTTCCAGAGCCCCATGCGCCTCACCCTCACCTACGACCAGGGAAGGGAGATGGCCCAGCACCGCACCCTCACAGAGAAGTCTGGCGTCAAGGTCTACTTCGCCCATCCCCACAGCCCATGGGAAAGAGGCATCAACGAAAACACCAACGGCCTGGTCCGTGAATACCTCCCCAAGGGACAGGACCTCAGCGTTTACTCCCAGCAGCAACTCGACGAAATCGCCATGCAGCTCAACGCAAGAATCAGAAAATCCCTCGGAAACAAAGCCCCAGCTGAACTCTTCCTCCCAAAAGGAGACTTCGACTTCGTACACTTCTGGCAAAACCCAGATAAAGTAAAAAATGTTGCACTTGAATCCTGA
- the dacB gene encoding D-alanyl-D-alanine carboxypeptidase/D-alanyl-D-alanine endopeptidase, giving the protein MLRQIFPFLAGSACCALALSVSAQDVALQSTIQNMLATPAVSRAHWGVHVTQLDGTPLVTINEGQFFQPASNNKLATTAAAMALLPIDQRLTTTVTGVNQNGTVHGDLTLHGAGDANLSGRAMPYVSPALRPPGPAEPVDELRYLNELADQLKATGITHVDGDIVGDDTLMPWDPYPQDWSIDDALWYYGAPINALMIGDNAFNLKIAPGAKEGAPAVITLDPALPFYSIENQIVTVAKGAETHTDIQRSVMVTGGSRVLRLYGTIALEAKPQSEDLAIEDPAEYAARALKAALEQRGITITGAARAKHRVEPVFGFHREATEPLNLDTATAKMPALPANVLAKHIGAPLYDDVVWTNKISQNQHAEMFLRLLGLTLAKDGSDAQGVRVVRSFLSTRAGVDPEDFVFLDGSGLSGHDLVTPRALTQLLRYATTQPWGARWKASLPVGGEDGGLRARFPNSPLKDHIFAKTGTLGEVHALSGYLECASGQTVVFSIISNSHTPRSSGDMQVMDKVIAAIAAAE; this is encoded by the coding sequence ATGCTCCGGCAAATCTTTCCTTTCCTCGCAGGCTCCGCGTGCTGTGCCCTCGCGCTGTCCGTCTCAGCACAGGACGTCGCCCTCCAGAGCACGATCCAGAACATGCTCGCCACGCCCGCCGTCTCGCGCGCGCACTGGGGAGTCCATGTCACCCAGCTCGACGGCACGCCACTGGTCACCATCAACGAAGGCCAGTTCTTCCAACCCGCCAGCAATAACAAGCTCGCCACCACCGCAGCCGCCATGGCGCTGCTACCTATCGACCAGCGCCTCACCACCACCGTCACCGGCGTCAACCAGAACGGAACCGTCCACGGCGACCTCACCCTCCACGGCGCAGGCGATGCAAACCTCTCCGGCCGCGCCATGCCTTACGTAAGCCCAGCCCTGCGTCCTCCCGGCCCCGCTGAGCCAGTGGACGAACTCCGCTACCTCAACGAACTTGCAGACCAGCTCAAGGCCACCGGCATCACGCATGTCGACGGAGATATCGTCGGCGATGACACCCTCATGCCCTGGGACCCGTACCCGCAGGACTGGTCGATCGACGACGCACTTTGGTACTACGGCGCTCCGATCAATGCGCTGATGATCGGGGACAATGCCTTCAACCTCAAGATCGCCCCAGGAGCGAAAGAGGGCGCGCCTGCCGTCATCACCCTGGATCCCGCCCTGCCCTTTTACTCCATCGAAAACCAGATCGTCACCGTCGCCAAAGGCGCGGAGACGCACACAGACATCCAGCGCAGCGTGATGGTTACTGGCGGATCGCGCGTGCTACGCCTCTACGGGACGATTGCACTCGAAGCGAAGCCGCAGAGCGAAGACCTCGCCATCGAAGACCCCGCTGAGTACGCCGCCCGCGCTCTGAAAGCAGCCCTGGAACAGCGTGGCATCACCATCACGGGAGCCGCCCGCGCCAAGCACCGCGTCGAACCCGTCTTCGGCTTCCACCGCGAAGCTACCGAACCGCTCAACCTCGACACCGCCACGGCGAAGATGCCCGCCCTGCCCGCGAATGTTCTGGCGAAGCACATTGGCGCCCCGCTCTATGACGACGTCGTCTGGACCAACAAGATCTCGCAGAACCAGCACGCGGAGATGTTCCTCCGTCTGCTCGGCCTTACGCTGGCCAAAGACGGCTCCGACGCGCAGGGCGTCCGTGTCGTTCGCTCCTTCCTGTCCACGCGCGCAGGAGTCGACCCGGAAGACTTCGTCTTCCTCGACGGCAGCGGCCTGAGCGGACACGACCTCGTGACCCCCCGCGCCCTCACGCAACTCCTCCGCTACGCCACGACCCAGCCCTGGGGAGCGCGCTGGAAGGCCTCGCTCCCGGTCGGTGGCGAAGACGGCGGTTTGCGCGCCCGCTTCCCTAACTCACCATTGAAAGACCACATCTTCGCCAAGACCGGAACGCTCGGCGAAGTCCACGCGCTGAGCGGCTACCTGGAATGCGCCAGCGGCCAGACGGTCGTCTTCAGCATCATCTCCAACTCCCATACGCCGCGCAGCAGCGGGGATATGCAGGTGATGGATAAGGTGATCGCCGCGATTGCGGCGGCGGAGTAA
- a CDS encoding c-type cytochrome, which yields MKLTAPLIAFALILTGCKSTPPPKPLSELTPTERSGRAVYSARCGACHNDRVDKPLNGPSLLGLYKKPYLPSGAPANDDRITNTIQHGRNNMPALGDTISAEETSDLLAYLKTL from the coding sequence GTGAAGCTTACCGCCCCATTGATCGCATTTGCCCTGATCCTCACGGGCTGCAAGTCCACACCTCCGCCCAAACCGCTCAGCGAACTCACGCCGACAGAAAGAAGCGGCCGCGCGGTCTACTCCGCGCGCTGCGGAGCCTGCCATAACGATCGCGTCGACAAGCCGCTCAACGGGCCCTCGCTCCTTGGCCTCTACAAAAAGCCTTATCTTCCCAGTGGAGCCCCGGCCAACGACGACCGCATCACCAACACCATCCAGCACGGACGCAACAACATGCCTGCGCTCGGCGATACGATCTCCGCGGAAGAGACCAGCGACCTGCTGGCGTACCTTAAAACCCTGTGA
- the lipA gene encoding lipoyl synthase has translation MASPVLDLIQIDLSPQKPAAKPQWLKARAPMGEVYHSLKKLTRELGLHTVCESAHCPNIGECWNQKTATFMMLGNMCTRRCGFCAVPSGKPDPIDYDEPRRVAYAVAQLGLQHAVITSVNRDDDNTGAARAFVEVIEEIRKQAPGCQIEVLTPDFQGTEEAIRLVVAAKPEILNHNIETVPRLYRVAKSGGRYERSLGYLRLAKELNPNQITKTGIIVGMGEETHELLDVFRDLAAIKVDILTVGQYLRPSKDHIPMKRYYTPEEFAFLKEEALAMGFRHVESGPLVRSSYHAHEQAQSTGLV, from the coding sequence ATGGCAAGTCCGGTCCTCGACCTCATCCAGATCGATCTTTCGCCGCAGAAACCCGCCGCCAAGCCCCAGTGGCTGAAGGCGCGTGCACCCATGGGCGAGGTCTACCACTCGCTTAAGAAGCTCACCCGCGAGCTTGGCCTGCACACCGTCTGCGAGAGCGCCCATTGCCCCAACATCGGCGAGTGCTGGAACCAGAAGACCGCCACCTTCATGATGTTGGGCAACATGTGCACGCGGCGCTGCGGTTTCTGCGCCGTCCCCAGCGGCAAACCCGATCCCATCGACTATGACGAGCCCCGCCGCGTAGCCTACGCCGTCGCGCAGCTCGGCCTGCAGCACGCCGTCATTACCAGCGTCAACCGCGATGACGACAACACCGGAGCCGCCCGCGCCTTCGTCGAAGTCATCGAAGAAATTCGCAAACAGGCCCCTGGTTGCCAGATCGAAGTCCTCACGCCGGACTTTCAGGGAACGGAAGAGGCAATCCGCCTCGTCGTTGCCGCGAAGCCAGAGATTCTGAACCACAATATCGAGACCGTTCCGCGCCTCTATCGCGTCGCGAAATCCGGCGGCCGCTACGAGCGCTCGCTCGGCTACCTCCGCCTAGCGAAGGAGCTCAATCCGAACCAGATCACCAAGACCGGCATCATCGTAGGCATGGGCGAAGAGACGCACGAGTTGCTGGACGTCTTCCGCGACCTCGCCGCAATCAAGGTCGACATTCTCACCGTCGGCCAGTACCTCCGCCCCAGCAAAGACCACATCCCGATGAAACGCTACTACACGCCGGAAGAGTTCGCCTTCCTGAAGGAAGAAGCGCTGGCGATGGGCTTCCGCCATGTGGAGAGCGGACCTCTGGTGCGCTCCAGCTACCACGCGCACGAGCAGGCGCAGAGCACCGGCCTTGTCTGA
- a CDS encoding type II toxin-antitoxin system Phd/YefM family antitoxin — MAKIKLSEDVQPLTTFRNNSAAMLQKMKRSGQSLVLTVNGKPEAVMHSVEEYERLMDLAAAADFHEGIRQAEDDIRHGRTYPAKEVFEELRAKRKRAS, encoded by the coding sequence ATGGCGAAGATCAAACTCTCCGAAGACGTTCAACCCCTCACGACCTTCCGTAACAATTCCGCAGCGATGCTCCAGAAGATGAAGCGTTCCGGACAATCACTCGTTCTTACGGTGAACGGCAAGCCAGAGGCCGTGATGCACTCTGTCGAAGAGTACGAGCGGTTGATGGATCTAGCAGCTGCAGCAGACTTCCATGAAGGAATCCGCCAGGCGGAGGACGATATCCGTCACGGCAGAACCTATCCCGCAAAAGAAGTCTTTGAAGAGCTGAGAGCCAAGCGGAAACGTGCAAGTTGA
- a CDS encoding type II toxin-antitoxin system RelE/ParE family toxin, with translation MQVELTARARRDLFAIHSYVGAETSTAAEKWFDGLQEAILGMDQLSARGTVTPEDPRFRQVLFGRKPHTYRIIYRIEAKNKIVRIMQIRHGARDRFQLRKVNS, from the coding sequence GTGCAAGTTGAACTCACAGCCAGAGCGCGCCGAGACCTCTTCGCCATCCATAGCTACGTTGGCGCGGAGACATCCACTGCGGCAGAAAAATGGTTCGACGGACTTCAAGAGGCGATTCTCGGCATGGACCAACTTTCCGCACGAGGAACAGTAACGCCGGAAGATCCTCGGTTTCGCCAAGTCCTCTTTGGTAGAAAGCCTCACACCTACCGCATCATCTATCGCATCGAGGCGAAGAATAAAATAGTTCGTATCATGCAGATTCGACACGGCGCGCGCGATCGCTTTCAGCTCCGGAAAGTCAACTCATGA